DNA sequence from the Rattus rattus isolate New Zealand chromosome 2, Rrattus_CSIRO_v1, whole genome shotgun sequence genome:
tatgtataatatattaacaCAGGCAATGGAAACTCTCAGAGGACAAGGAAGGTAAAGCAGGGAGATTTGTAGAAAGAATAAGCCAAAGAACTCACCATTCTAGGTACCATTAGCTTCTTTTTGACCTATGACCATATATTCAATTTGGGGGGGGGAAAGGATCATTGTTTAGTATGTTAAAATACAGTAGCGAGAAATCATGAAGAATTGAGGGAACAATTTCACTGACTTGTGAGATCCTGAGATTTACTGGGGAATAAATCATGAGACTATTTTCAGAATCCTTTGATTAGAGCATCAGTAAAAAAGATAAACTTCAACCACTGTTGATAAGAATTTTAATAGTCTAAGTCCAAAGTGTTTAATAATCACTGAGAGAATTAAatcatttttctgtctgtctgtctgtctgtctgtctttctctcatctatctatgaGACTTGCAATATATTACATACTGGACTCATTCCAGCTCTCCTGACTCAGTCTCCCCAGAGCTGGTATGATAGGCATGAAGCCAACATGCCCAGACTACTTGCTAAGACCATATCTATAGTAAAATGTGTATCAACGGTTGAGTAAAGCCAAATTTTAACAAATCATAACTGAATACAGTGGATTATTATTCCACAAAGATGAAagtctatcttttaaaaattcaggatCTGGTCAGTCAGAATCTGATCAGTAACAATTGTCTGAGTGAATCAATGAATTAACAATACAGAACAATACAAACATAACTATTCCTTTGGTTGATTGAATATAAAATGTACTGTAtggtttttaaaagcaaaagagagCTATAGAGAGCAATCCCAACCTgtattttctcttgtgttttctttagaaaaaccTACACAACTTTAAGCAATTTCACGGTGGTACCAGCCTGGTCATGTCAGCGCAGAATAACACAGATCTGACTCCAGCTTCCTTTGTTCTGAATGGGATCCCCGGTTTGGAAGACATGCACATCTGGATTTCCTTCCCATTCTGTTCCATGTATGCAGTGGCTATGATGGGGAACTGTGGACTGCTCTATCTCATCGTCTTTGAGGACTCCTTACACCGACCCATGTACTACTTTTTAGCAATGCTTTCTCTAACGGACCTTGTCATGTGCTCCAGTACAATCCCTAAAGCCCTCTGCATCTTCTGGTTTCATCTTAAAGAAATTGGATTTGATGACTGTCTTGTACAGATGTTCTTTACCCATACCTTTACGGGGATGGAGTCTGGGGTGCTCATGCTCATGGCTCTGGACCGCTACGTAGCCATCTGCTACCCTCTGCGTTACTCCACCATTCTCACCAATGCTATCATTGCCAAGATTGGGTTTGCCACCTTCCTAAGAGGGGTGTTACTAATTATTCCATTCACATTTCTCACCAAGCGCCTACCCTACTGCCGAGGCAATATAATACACCATACCTACTGTGACCACATGTCCGTAGCCAAGTTGTCCTGTGGCAATGTCAAGGTGAATGCCATTTATGGTCTGATGGTTGCTCTCTTGATTGGGGGCTTTGACATTCTGTGCATCACAGTCTCCTACACCATGATCCTGAAGGCAGTGGTCAGCTTATCCTCAGCAGATGCTAGGCAGAAAGCCTTCAGCACCTGCACTGCCCACATCTGTGCCATTGTTTTCTCCTATAGCCcagccttcttttcctttttttcccaccGCTTTGGGGGACACACCATCCCTCCTTCTTGCCACATCATTGTGGCTAATATTTATCTGCTTTTGCCACCCACTATGAACCCTGTTGTCTATGGAGTGAAAACCAAGCAAATACGAGACTGTGTCATAAGGATTCTTTCAGGGTCGAAGGATTCCAAAGCTCACAGTATATAAACGACTTTTGGCAGGATAACAATATAATTATATCTTATTGCTTGCTTAGGTGAAATCTGGTAAAATCCTTGTAGATATACTATCTTAACAAGGCATTAAAAACTAGACCATGTTACATGTATTTTTCAACAGTTCTGGAAAGCTTCCCAAGCTCCCATGACTCtagcttctttttttaataataatctaCTGGAATGACCAGGTTTCTTTGACAGAAGCCAATGAAAAATGAGTAAAGCATGAGGATTTTAAGTCTTGTTTCAATATATCAACTGTAATTTTTGGGATATAAGTCAGTTATTGCTTTTGATagagtatatatgtttatatgtacacaattgtaaatgtgtgtatagATCTTATAcataggatctctctctctccatacacacacacacacacacacacacacacacacacatatatatatatatatgtaaaatcatgTTATTATCTAGGGAGCTCAACAGAATCTTATTAGGCTAGCTAAGTTGCTCTGTCTAAGCCACTGTTACAATTATTTCACAGCAGAATAAATGACTGTACCATTTCCTTCAAGACAGCCTTAATGATCAAGCAGTCCAGAAAATGCTTTGTCTGAAACACGTTTAaggaaattcaaatatttttccatagaaaaatcatataagaaactactaaattttattttgaactttaattgcaaatataataaaattgaatatttctCTAATATTTAAAGATCTATTAAGTTAATAAAACACTTCAAAGAAACAGTATTTGTATAATTAATGTTTTGGTAGCTGAACTAATTTATAAGGAATGCagagtaaacatttttttattctcatttctccTTGTCTAGCACACAAGAAAACACATTCTTTCTTTCAAACCATAATTTGAGACATCATAATGATGAATGAACTATAGTCATCAAAtttcactcattcattttaaACCTTTTGTTCTGTATCATATTTAATAACTTATGAGATGATATCGCCTTAAAATAGGTTCTAGAGACTATAACCAAGAAACCAACTTGTCAAACGGCACTGGATATGTGACTCTAGGGTGTCCAACCCCTGTGATGCAACTAAATTGAAACTTATGTACCTAAGACTCAGGAAAAATCATAGAAAGTTGGGTGGGAAGATTATAAGAACCAGATGACCAGGGTACCTTCTCCTAAATAgtgttttataaacacaacaagGAAGCCGAACCTATGAAACCTTAACAGTATACTTGCCTAAAACAAGATCTTCATAATGAAAGTACAATGACATGACAATGACATTCCAGTGTGAATGGGAGATATTTCCCAAGATCATATTCCAGATGAAGATCTAATAGTAACTGATCTgctcagagagaagagaataagTTTTATATCCCTCTAATAGGTTTTCTACTACCAAGTGGTCATAGTCAGTACTtggtaaatgtatgtatgtatgtatatatgtatatatgtatgtatgtatatatgaatgtatgtatgaatgtatgtatgcatgtatgtacatatatgtatttatatgaagCAATTATTTAAGAAGAGTTTGTGAACTTGAGTTGGGATGAGGAATGGGAGGGTTTGGGGAGTAATGGAAATGATGTAAGTAGAGTGTAATGTATCAAATTCTTAAAAGagtaaaagttatttaaaaccatattaacaataatgccaagcaatcagagcttccaggaataagccactacccaaagactatacatggactgaccctgggatccaacctcatagatagcaatgaatagcctagtaagagcaccagtagaagtgGAAGACCTTGGTCtggccaagactgaaccccccagtgaacataattgtttgggggagggctgtaatggggggaggatggggaagggaacacaatatagaaggggagtgggagggtttagggggatgttggcccggaaaccgggaaagggaataacaatcaaaatgtaaataagaaatactcaagttaataaagataaaagaaaacccCTGTAGTTGGGAGATGGCTTATTTTTGAAAGAGTTTATCATGCAATCATAAGAATCCAATGATTCTTAAAACTAATGTAAAATAACTAATAGTGGTGGAGGCATaaaactttaatcccagaattcagaagctggaagcaaGAAGATTCCCTATGACCTACTGTCCAGCTAGCCTAGTCTAATTGCTACATCCATAGATCATCACATCACTCAAACCTTATCAAAGAAGTTTCTTGCAGTTGATGGCAACTGCAGTAGGTGTTTAACTGGTCactacacaggaaagaaaaaactgTGAAGTGCTCAACCTAATTTCCAAAACTTGGAAAGTATCTATACACACTTATATTTCACTCACAAGGCTCAAGGATTTTCACGAATGATTGTACAGAAAGATTGGGAGAAATGGGTAACTTCAAGAAAACTGTTTTAGACACGCTACATGGCAGATAAATGTAAGAACTCATGGGAATTGTGACAGCATGGATAAGACCTATGCAAACTTTGGTATCAGTCAAAATACAGCATGGATGGGGGAGATGGGTACAGAATCACACCATAAGCTGAGGAACTATTGAAAGTTGTTGGCTTGTGCGAGAAGAGTCCGATTCTTTAAATTGGTAGGCTCACTACGCTTCATGGGAGGCCATATTTCCAAGAGAAGTTGGGCAGCATgaattttactggatatttttaagaaagaaagaaaagaaaagaaaggaaggaaggaaggaagaaagaaagaaagaaagaaaggaaggaagaaagaaagaaaggaagaaagaaaggaaggaagaaaggaagaaagaaagaagtaagttGGGTGGATAGGGATGTGCTGTGGAGGGGGTAGATCTGAGAGCAGTTGGGAAAAGttgaatattatcaaaattaaaGACCACTagataaatgaaaattgaaattacCTCCTAAATCTTACCAGAGCactatggattaaagctggatatgaACAACTAAACAATCaatcaaagagcatgcagggtctgaacctaggccccctacacatttggaGCAGATGTGtatttggtcttcatgtggctcACCTTATAATTCAAaaaggggctgtctctgactcttttgcctaaaattggatccccttcccccacctgaactgcctggttgggccttgGTGGAAAAGGATGTGCTTAGCCCTGCTAGGGTCTTgcactgtctttaaaaagtagTCTTTTCATAGTGTAACATAGGAAATTACTCCctgattttgcttctttttgactCCTTATTGCAATATATACGTATACAATGGTGTTTTTTGTGTGGTGATCATGTAAACTTGCTAGTTTCCAAAAAGAATGTAACAGAATTATTGGATTATTTGGAATTTTCTATACCACACCTGTGAAAAAAGATATTTTCACtcaaaaatgatttgaaaatagaaacaacccAAAAATTCATCCAGTGCTGAGgtataacaaaaatgaaaatcatcagAGCCAGAGGTTACTCAGTCATTCAAAATGGAAGATTAGTATTTGTAATAATGGACTAGACATAAAACTAAATACTATATAATTCCATCCATAATAAATATGTCTTAAGTAAATATATTaatgaaacagaaagcaaattaatGCTTTCTGAGATAAAAGAGGGGGTAATAAAATGACCATTTAAGTATAAAGTTTCCATTTGAGACAATGGGAATACTTTTGGACTGTGGTGGTATTTGCCTAGCACAGGGAATGCACTAAAATTCGCTGGTTTGTTTATGTCTAAAAGCTAAGATGCTCAACATAGTTTTCTGTGAATATCAGCTTTATGCAGACAATGAgttgtaaaaatgttttaaaatatgggggctgaagagatggtttgatggttaagagcactggatgtttgAAAAGCACACCCACATTCACAATGTTCTGCTTCCCAATCCATTTCCAAGCGATTCAGATCCCTCTTTTGGCTCCCTTGAGTTACCAGGCACAAACTCAATACATTTACATACATCTAAGCAAAGCAGgcatacaagtaaaataaaacaaattttaaaagaacatttctgtacatgaacatttaaaatttcttgcaaaaataaaagaggccatataataaaatagaaacatgcaCGTTTTAATATTGTATCATCGGGGCTTCTATTAAAACCtataatttatgtttattaagaaattggagagatccagCTGGGATagaactggtctcccagtagtgctgacacacctgggaGCATGGGTGAAACCACTGCTTCTGTTACAGGAGACCCGTCcacggccataccaccctgaacgcgcccgatctcgtctgTTACAGGAGACCCGTCCACGGCCATACAaccctgaacgcgcccgatctcgtctgTTACAGGAGACCGGTCcacggccataccaccctgaacgcaCCCGATCTCGTCTGTTACAGGAGACCCGCCTGGAGCCCTCGGGATACAGgagccaaggagcagtctgggacaggatcctctGAGTTTCTgtttgtgcccagagctgaccctgagtCACAGCACACTGTGCCTGaatcccactgggagagagctggtctctcaggagtgatgacacacctgagagtgcagaagggtcaagccactgtcaaagacagcaagaccagctaagacCAGTAATagccagatggccagaggcaagcacaagaacataaccAATAGAAACCAAAGCCATTTGGCATCTTCAGAATCCAATTCTCCCAGACAACAAGTCCAGAATACCCCAATACACTGGAAAGCAAgactctgatttaaaatcacatctcatgttcATGTTAGAAGACTTTgagagggacataaataactcccttaaagaaatacaggacaatacatgtaaacaggtagaaacccttaaagagaaacacaaaaatcccttaaagaattacaggaaaacacaactgaaaaggtgaaagaattgaacaaaaccatccaggatctaaaagtggaaatagaaacactaaagaaatcacaaaggtagacaacactggagatagaaaacctagaaaagatatcaagagtcatagatgcaagcatcaccaacagaatacaagagatagaagagagaatctcaggtgaagaagacaccatagaaaacattggcacaacaattgaagaaaatgtaaaatgcaaaatctcCTAACctaaaatattcaggaaatccaggacacaatgagaagatcaaacttaaagATAATAGGTATGTAAGAGAGTaaaaactcccaacttaaagggtaaggaaatatcttcaacaaaattaaggAGGacaacttccataacctaaagaaagggatgaacataagcatacaagaagcctacagaaccccaaatagattagacctgaaaagaaattcatcccgtcacataatagtcaaaacacaaaatgcactaaacaaagaaagactattaaaagcagtaagagaaaaggtcaagtaacatatatggGCAGACCTATAAgagttacaccagacttctcaacaaagactatgaaagctagaagatcctgggcacatgtcatacagaacctaagagaacacaaatgccagcccaacctattatatccagcaaaactctccattaccatagatggaaaaaccaagatattccacaacaaaacccaatttacacaatatctttccacaaatgaaGTCCTATGAAGGATaatactccaacacaaggagggaagcaagaaagtaatcttctttcaactaacccaaaagaagatagccaaacaaacataattctacctctaacaacaaaactaGTAGCAAACAACAATCACTGGTTCCTAATATCTCtctacatcaatggactcaaatccccaataaaaaaacatagactaacagactggatatgtaaaaaggaccctgcatacaggaaacaaacctcagtgacaaagcagACACTTCCTTAGAGTGAAAGGCTggtaaatttttttccaagcaaatggtctgaagaagaaagctggagtagcccttttaatatcaaataaaattgactttcaaccaaaagctatcaaaaaagataaggagaacacatcatactcatcaaaagaaaaatctaccaagatgaattttcaattctgaatatctatgctccaaacacaagggcactcacattcataaaagaaactttatttgaactcaaagcacacattgcaccttacacaataataatgggagacttcaacagcccagtttcatcaatgaacagaacatggaaacagaaaccaaacagagacatagtgaaactaacagaacttatgaacctaatgaatttaatagatatctatataaaatttcatactaaaacaaaagaatatatcttcttctcagtacctcatggtaccttctccaaaattggccatataatcagtcacaaaatgggcctcaacagatacaaaatgattaaaaataataccatgcattcAATCAGATCActatagactaaggctggtcttcaaagcaacagtaacaacagaaagcccacatacacat
Encoded proteins:
- the LOC116894110 gene encoding olfactory receptor 52N4, which codes for MSAQNNTDLTPASFVLNGIPGLEDMHIWISFPFCSMYAVAMMGNCGLLYLIVFEDSLHRPMYYFLAMLSLTDLVMCSSTIPKALCIFWFHLKEIGFDDCLVQMFFTHTFTGMESGVLMLMALDRYVAICYPLRYSTILTNAIIAKIGFATFLRGVLLIIPFTFLTKRLPYCRGNIIHHTYCDHMSVAKLSCGNVKVNAIYGLMVALLIGGFDILCITVSYTMILKAVVSLSSADARQKAFSTCTAHICAIVFSYSPAFFSFFSHRFGGHTIPPSCHIIVANIYLLLPPTMNPVVYGVKTKQIRDCVIRILSGSKDSKAHSI